The following coding sequences lie in one Mycobacterium sp. DL440 genomic window:
- a CDS encoding amidohydrolase family protein: MSQADVATTVLRAARWVDVAGGQVHSPAIVVIEGNRITAINPKGPLPDSATVVDLGDTTLLPGLMDMELNLLIGGPGNPGGLPTPMHGVQDDPAYRTLRGAVNARTTLDAGFTTVRNLGLMVKTGGYLLDVALQRAIDQGWHQGPRIYPAGHAVTPYGGHLDPTVFQRLAPGVMPLSVAEGIANGVPDVIACVRYQIRHGAKLIKVSASGGVMSHSTAPGAQQYSDAEFAAIADEAHRAGVKVAAHAVGDTAIQACIRAGIDCIEHGFLASDETIQMMVDHGTFLVSTTYLTDAMAIDRIAPELRKKALEVFPRAKAMLPKAIAAGVRIACGTDAPAVPHGENAKELCALVERGMTPMQALQAATVVAADLVDAADELGQLAPGYLADVIAVAGDPSTDIATTLDVRFVMKDGNIVKHDGALASS, from the coding sequence GTGAGCCAAGCTGACGTCGCGACGACGGTCCTTCGCGCCGCCCGTTGGGTGGACGTGGCCGGCGGCCAGGTCCACTCCCCCGCGATTGTGGTCATCGAGGGCAATCGGATCACCGCGATCAACCCCAAAGGGCCACTGCCGGATTCGGCCACCGTCGTCGACCTGGGGGACACCACCCTGCTGCCTGGGCTGATGGACATGGAGCTCAACCTGCTGATCGGCGGTCCGGGTAACCCCGGCGGCCTGCCGACCCCGATGCACGGCGTACAGGACGACCCGGCGTACCGGACGTTGCGCGGCGCGGTCAACGCCCGCACCACACTCGACGCCGGGTTCACCACCGTCCGCAACCTAGGTCTGATGGTCAAGACCGGCGGTTACCTGCTCGACGTCGCACTGCAGCGGGCGATCGACCAGGGTTGGCACCAAGGGCCGCGCATCTATCCGGCCGGCCACGCCGTCACCCCCTATGGCGGCCACCTCGATCCCACGGTCTTCCAGCGCCTCGCTCCCGGCGTCATGCCGCTGTCGGTCGCCGAGGGCATCGCCAACGGGGTACCGGACGTCATCGCGTGCGTGCGCTACCAGATCCGCCACGGCGCCAAGCTGATCAAGGTATCGGCCTCCGGTGGGGTGATGTCGCACAGCACGGCACCCGGCGCACAGCAGTACTCCGATGCCGAGTTCGCCGCGATCGCCGACGAGGCCCACCGCGCCGGCGTCAAGGTCGCCGCCCACGCCGTCGGGGACACCGCCATCCAGGCCTGCATCCGCGCCGGCATCGACTGCATCGAGCACGGCTTCCTGGCCAGCGACGAGACGATCCAGATGATGGTCGACCACGGCACCTTCCTGGTCTCCACGACCTACCTCACCGACGCCATGGCGATCGACCGCATCGCGCCGGAGCTCCGCAAGAAGGCACTCGAAGTCTTCCCTCGAGCAAAAGCCATGCTGCCCAAAGCCATTGCCGCCGGAGTGCGGATCGCCTGCGGCACCGATGCCCCAGCCGTCCCGCACGGCGAGAACGCCAAGGAGTTGTGTGCACTTGTCGAACGGGGCATGACCCCGATGCAGGCGTTGCAGGCGGCGACGGTAGTGGCCGCGGACCTGGTCGATGCCGCCGACGAGCTGGGGCAGCTGGCCCCGGGCTACCTGGCCGACGTCATCGCCGTTGCGGGCGATCCCAGCACCGATATCGCGACGACGCTCGATGTCCGGTTCGTGATGAAGGACGGAAACA
- a CDS encoding SRPBCC family protein translates to MARFPKPAEGSWTQHYPELGTGPVSYEDSISPEIYELERKAIFKRAWLNVGRVEQLPRKGSYFTREMKAANTSIILVRTKSGEVKAFHNVCRHRGNKLVWDDMPLEETSGVCRQFTCKYHAWRYDLDGELNFVQQEAEFFDLDKSRYGLVPVHCEVWEGFIFVNFASNAEAPEQSLREFLGPMITDLEGYPFDKMTSRFTYRSEVKANWKLYMDAFQEFYHAPILHANQSPTAYSKAAAESGFEAPHYRIEGPHRLVSTSGVRAWEMADEMRKPIEDICQSGLFGPWAAPDLGAMPAGLNPAKCDPWGLDSFQLFPNFTILFWGQGWYLTYHYWPTSFNTHTFECTLYFPQPRTPRERLGQELAAVSFKEYGLQDANTLEATQSSIETRVVDEFLLCDQEILLRHLHKETAAWIDDYQSKTAGV, encoded by the coding sequence ATGGCTCGATTTCCCAAGCCGGCTGAAGGCAGCTGGACTCAGCACTACCCGGAGCTCGGCACCGGCCCGGTGTCGTATGAAGACTCGATCAGTCCGGAGATCTACGAACTGGAGCGCAAGGCGATCTTCAAACGCGCCTGGCTGAATGTCGGCCGGGTCGAACAACTTCCACGCAAGGGCAGCTATTTCACCCGGGAGATGAAAGCCGCCAACACGTCGATCATCCTGGTGCGCACCAAGTCCGGCGAGGTCAAGGCCTTCCACAACGTCTGCCGTCACCGGGGCAACAAGCTGGTGTGGGACGACATGCCCCTGGAGGAGACCAGCGGGGTGTGCCGGCAGTTCACCTGCAAGTACCACGCCTGGCGTTACGACCTGGACGGTGAGCTCAACTTCGTCCAGCAGGAGGCCGAGTTCTTCGACCTGGACAAGAGCCGCTACGGCCTGGTTCCCGTCCACTGCGAGGTGTGGGAAGGGTTCATCTTCGTCAACTTCGCCAGCAATGCTGAAGCACCCGAACAATCGCTCCGCGAATTCCTGGGCCCCATGATCACCGATCTGGAGGGCTACCCATTCGACAAGATGACCTCGCGGTTCACCTATCGCTCTGAGGTGAAGGCGAATTGGAAGCTCTACATGGACGCCTTCCAGGAGTTCTACCACGCGCCCATCTTGCACGCGAACCAATCCCCCACCGCCTACTCGAAGGCTGCCGCCGAGTCGGGCTTCGAGGCGCCGCACTACAGGATCGAAGGTCCGCACCGTTTGGTCAGCACCTCCGGGGTGCGGGCCTGGGAGATGGCCGACGAGATGCGTAAGCCCATCGAAGACATCTGCCAGAGCGGACTTTTCGGCCCGTGGGCGGCTCCGGATCTCGGCGCGATGCCGGCCGGCCTCAACCCCGCCAAATGCGATCCGTGGGGGTTGGACTCGTTCCAGTTGTTCCCGAATTTCACGATTCTGTTCTGGGGGCAGGGCTGGTACCTGACGTACCACTACTGGCCGACGTCCTTCAACACGCACACCTTCGAGTGCACGCTGTACTTCCCGCAGCCGCGGACACCGCGGGAGCGGTTGGGCCAGGAATTGGCCGCGGTCTCCTTCAAGGAGTACGGCCTCCAGGACGCCAACACCCTGGAGGCCACCCAGAGCTCGATCGAGACCCGCGTGGTCGACGAGTTCCTGCTCTGCGATCAGGAAATCCTGCTTCGGCACCTGCACAAGGAGACCGCGGCATGGATCGACGACTACCAGAGCAAGACCGCGGGGGTGTGA